The Anguilla rostrata isolate EN2019 chromosome 2, ASM1855537v3, whole genome shotgun sequence genome contains the following window.
TGAAGGCTGTTTTTTTGGCTGTTAACATTCATCACCCAGAAACCACAAACCAGCTACAGAACAAACATGGTGCATAAAAGGATGTGAAATGCTTAGTCAGTAGGAGAATGCAGAAGGTTTCCATATTTTACTACTGCATATATATGGTAACCTGCAGAAGTATAGCAAGGAGTTATTTACTGGTCTCTGCATGGATTATATATAGATAGGGCTGTATTAGTAGTGTGACCAAAGATGTGGTTGAAGGGGACCATAATGtgagagccaatcaggagccaaGCACTGAGCTCAAAATTCTAAAACGCATCATTTTCATGCCCCATTCATAGTGCAGAAATAGAGccttgttaaattattttcaatggcTAAATTTAACACGATACAATATGCACAGCTCCTTCACCCGATGAAAAAGGCCAGCTCTACAGTTACTATGAGGGTAAAAGGAATGTTCAGCTGGGACCAGGAGATTATTGCACATACAAGGAAGAATGGAGGCAGACCACGCTGCTGTGGCTGGGTCAGGGAAAAGGAGGCCAGCTTAAAGGAAAAGCTGGCACCGCTCAGCATAGAAACAGGAGAAACCAGCGGCTGATTACCTGACCATTGACGGAAACACTGGCTCACTTGGAATCGTAGTTGTCAGTACCATTCAGAACATAAGAATTTCTTAAGGGACATACTGTAATAACACAGCCATGCCAAGGCACTGAATTTCTaagatttgttatttttgtatgcagATAAACCCAGGTGTAGGATAAAATGATCAAACATACCCTTCAGTGCTTATATGAACATGCAGATCATGCTGTTAATTTTTTGAATCTAGCGCTTCATTTCCATATGGGCTTGAACTCTGAAGTACAACTGCAAGCAGTACTTGATGGCAAGAGACTCACATGTTCTGGAAGGACAGCATTCAGACAGTTGGAAATGATCGACATACAAAATGCCATGCATTGTCCCCATCAATGCCCACAAAGGACAGCATTCCAGAGGTGTAAACTTTAATAGTCGCCTGAAGAAAACTTCTAAATGACATCAAGTGAAAACTTAGCAGTTGCTTAGttcagagtggaaaaaaacccTGGCCCTTCCAGTGTAGTCTGATTGCAATGGTTTCCATGAGCTTTTTAATGGAAATTCTCAACATGGAAAGAAACAGGCAAATGAAACGCATTCAGTCCATCTGCACAACTGAAGACCTCTGAGGTCTTGAGTAATTTTTATCAGGCCCTGGCTGTACAGTACTTCTGAAAATAGGCATGCAGCAGCAAACTGATTCACTACAGTACACAAATGAGCCTAACTCAAGTGGAACCACACAAACAGAACCAGAAATAAAATGGTCATTTCTACTGTATGTACATGGTTGAAAGCAAAGAAGAACATTCTTCAGATATTTCtgtctttaaataaattaaaatgtctatATTTTTCATAGTATATTTTCCCTGTTCTATTCGTTattctgttatttcattttgcagGTGTGCAGGGTACCCCATCCATGCCTTAAAATTGTTGCCTTCCTCTGGTCATTTATACAATTTGaccaacattttttaaaggtcacATTTAGTTGTTCTTTTGAGAAACCACCCATAGCTCACACGGCTATAATAATTAACATTGACCTAACTTGGTCTGGGACTTCTTTTGTAAAGGCATTATCTTACATTGAAAAGCCCTGTTAAGTATAGCACACATCAAGTAGAAGACTGCCCTAAAAGGGCTGTCTGATAAATTATTGGcataaccaaataaaaaatctccctgggttgttttgttattttattattattttttttaaaaaagaaatcaaccGACGGGGCActgaagtgtttttaaataaaacaagaaaaggcGTAACATGCCAAAGCACACCAAGTCAAGACAAGAACATCCATAAACCGTCCCtgtggcacctctctctctctttggcaGCGCGTAAGGAAGGGTGTCAGTCAATACAGAGGCATATaattcctgttcctgtctgccAGATACAAGTCTCAGCGGCCACATGGAGAGCATGTTTGTTATTTCTACCTACGGTTATGAGAGGAGTCCCACCAGTGCCTATTGAACAACCAACAAGCCACCCCCAAgatgaattgcttcagtgattCAGGAACAGTAATATTGCACACAGCAAAAAACATGGGTGTCAAATTGGCTGAGCTTTGGTTTGTGAACAGTCTAAGGGTGTGGGCACGAGGGACCATGTGGACAGATCAGTCGCCCTTGAGAAGTGAAGGTATGAATACAAGTGTGGGTCTGTCTCACTCTGCCTGAATAAGACAGGGTAAGCGGGAGAGCACTCAGAGTGCTTGAAGCAGAAGCTCCAGGCATCAGATTCAGGCAGTATGTAGGGGAACATTCTCCGtgccttaaaaataaaacatcttgaAATTAAGAGCTTTCACATTTGGTTGAATCATGAACCTAAGAatggtttgtgtttttcaaaatgaaagacagCAGATAAtgtgatcatttaaaaacaacaggggTATCACTACCACAGGTAAAACCATCCATGCTGTTGCCAAGAACTGTTACTCCACCTTCTTCAGTATGTCTGCTGGCAGTGTCACCAAGAAGTGGGGGGGCCGTGTTGAGAGGAGGTGCTGCCCGTCTCCCAAGGTCGAGTAGACTGAGTCTGAGTCACATGGTGATCCCCCAGCCCCACCTAAGGTTTCCTCAAAATGGAGAGTTCATGCCCAGTTTGGTCTCAAACTGCAACTTCTGCCTCTTCTGGTAACGCACTCGCACCCTGAAATTGGGGGGAAATTGAACGCAGTGTTGACAAATTCAATCACCAAAATCTGAGCTCGGATGAAGCAAATCCTGAATTTTTTTAGGTTTAGAGGGATTTTTAGTATTCAGGCCAGCATTTGGTCACAACTGAGCTGCTTAATTATTCATCTGAGAAGAATTCTGCCTATTAGTGGGAGCTTTTTATACaacattctctcttttttcacacacatgcacacacgcacatacacacacagtctctctctctctctctctctctctcacacacacacacacacacacacacacacaggtgtgtatgcccctcccctttcctcatGTCCTACCTGATTTCATGTAGTTTAACTGCCTCGTTGATCAGTACCACCAGTAATGGTGAAAGTGACACCAGCAGCCACACCAGCATAGGGATGTCGCTCAGGCCAAATTGCACATTGTTACCACTTCTGTCTTGCCACAGTTGAAAGTCTACAGTTGCCTGTACCACCTGTCCCAGCAACCTGGACCcagaaaggaggaaaaacaaaatgataatatCGTACACTGTAGAAAACACCCCTCTGACGTATCCTTCAACAACACCCTCATCACTatagatcagggctgcccaaccctgtccctggagatccaCTGTCATACAGGTTTTTActttaacaaagcacacctcattcaacatctAGAGATGtagttgagctgctaattattagaatcaggtgtgccaaattatgtttgaaaaaaaaaaaccaacaagacTGGAAATCTCcatgaacagggttgggcaatCCTGATATAGATTATATGCAAGTGAGCAAAAACCTTTTCttcatttcaaaaagttttcATAAATGTCAATTAAACTAAATTCCCAACAGGCTACAGTGAGAAAAGAATTCcagtaataaaacaaatgtaacaaaaaacataattctgGAAAACAAACACGTCAGAAAAGGATGGGTTAGGACAACATGTAAAACAAGAGTCAACACAGAAAGACACTGGAACATGATCCCTTGAAACTATGCGATAATCACATGGTTCTCGGTTCTCCCATATCAAGATTCTGCACCACttcacaaatatacacattattGCTGCATTtgtatattgtgtgtttttaatacaCTGCCTTAAAATATATTACCATAGCGCACTGGCCCGGTGTACTGGGCCAGTCTTTCATGTTTGCGcctatttttactttttctatTCCCATGGTTACCATTGGTCCTTTGGGTACATGCTCAGAAGATTCAGACCAAAAGCATGACAATGACTCTGTAATAAGTTTCTAAATGAAGGGGCTGCATAAACTAAGTTGTGAGAATTTATTTGTAAGTTTTTatttggaaatggaaaaaaaacaaatgctgtgACAAAGATAGAATTTGACTGAGACAGACCATAACCAGGGAAAGCTGCCTTCCTTCCAAGTAGGGGGTTAGGTCACTACTCATATAAACCAAAGCAGTACCACAGCAGAGCAGTGACAAACTTAAAATGATATACCATGGCACATCCTGCTTCAATAACACCTAGAAATTGTAATTATATAATACATGGCAAATTTacaacatttaattatttttcagaacTACACGCAACTTCCTGCTTATTGAGTTGGTGACAATATGCTTATAGTGCAAATGTGACTGGCCATAAAAATGCCGAGCATTACACTGCTTGAATAGCAGCTTTTGAATGATCCGTCAATGACTGGAGTGTGAAATATCACTTTCATGCATTCAGAGTTCTTGCACAGTTACTGTTTTCAGTAGCAGGGAAAGTGTTAGCAGTGGTAACATAGCAGCAGGAGTAGCAGTGTCAGATAACCTAAAAATCACAATCCCTTGTTCTGAAGAGAGCAGGTTGTGTAGGCAGGCAAACGGGAACAGGTGAGCAGGCAAGAAGAGctgacacacaagcagacacttACACCACAGGCACAGTCAGGCACCACCAGGTGTTACTGAAGGGGCTCTTTCTCCATACCGGCTGGGAGCGATGCACATAGCTCAGAGAGATTACCACTGACGGAGAGAGcaggaaaagagaggggggtgagggaagagaggggcgGAGACAGGTCAGGGGACAGGAGTCACTCAAAACAGGAAAGACAATTACAGGTAAATAAAGATAGATCAGTGcctggggggaaaaacatgGTACGCTTTATGCCTAATAACATTTCCCTTTCAATGCTAACACCACTCTGATGGGAAATGTGAACAATGCATAGCATACGAACCGCGAAGCGTGCGTAACAGTATATTCACAGATGTCACACCTCTTTGCAACCATTACTTTGAGGCAATCCTCAGTCAACCCATCATTACAGGGATTTTATTGATCACATAATTAAATATAGCGTTGAATTCTAAATGGCAGcaatacagaacacaaacaaTTGGAGAGAGGAATGAGTAGTACTGAAAACAGGCTTTGGAGGCAACTGGAAACGCAAGAGCGTTTTCAAAACTGTCCAACTTTTGAATACTATAGTAGTAGATATAAATCATCTTTATGTCAATActttaaacactgaactaatAAGTATCCTAAAGGGCTCAAAAAATCTCAATGAACTTGAACAGACAGGCTTTCAAAGGCAGATTTTGAGACATTTATACCTGTGTGGAGTGCCAGGAATCCAGCCATCACCTTCTGACAGAGCAGCAGGCCGTTTGAGAGATCACTAAACCAGTGTGGAGCGCGGGGATCCGAGCTGCTTTCGATCAAACAGTAcgagcacacagaacacacagtcaGCATGGGGCAGCATAGGCCCAAGCCAAACCAGGAGAACTGCTCAAACTGAAAGTGCTATCAATATAAACCTTTATGAGGAGGACTCAGCTGACATGGgggtggccggggggggggggggggtctcacctGACAGTGAGGATGTGGACGCAGCTGCTGTTGTCAGACCTGGGGATGGTGCTGTTGGCAGCCAGGGAGCACACGTTATGCAGCGTGAAGCCGAACCCCAGCAGGTACGCACACACCGTCAGACTGAACTTCAGCAGGAAACACCCCAGGAAGTACTGCTGGGTCTACCACACAGCCAGATACATACATGCACCGGTGAGCGTGTTGTCAAACGCGATACACAGTTCTGTCgcgtaaataaaaaatgaggcaGCTCTTCGACAGAAATCATCAGAGCAGAGCCAGGGCTCACCTTCCTGGGAATGGCATCCAGGTTCTTGCCCGTGGCGACTGACATCACGGAGCTGTCCGGCGGCTTCCCCAGGAGGGACACACtgtcccgcacacacacaaacagaacctGGTTAGCACAGACGCTAGCCCATTCAGAAATACACATAGCCCGgaataaagggaaaaataatCCCACTAACTAGTGCCGGACATCACTACTGCTAACACTCCTACCGTTAACAGATGCTACCACCGttcctacacacacagacggcgtatgagaggaaggagagggcaTATGGGATGAGGGAGTAGGGAGTTCCTCCGGCTCTCACCTGAGCAGCGGGTAGCAGAAGCAGGACAGCCACAGGATATCGGTGATGTTCACAGGAGGAGGAAGCTGAACCAGACACGCCACAAACTGCAGCACAAAACAACGGCGAAGACCGCCATCTTTAAATTTAAACACTCTCTCCAGCACATGGGGCAGACGGCCATTACGAACACGGTACAGACTTTCCCGCAGGGTATTACTGCCTGAATGCATTCCGATACAAGATACTGATGAGGTTTGACAGCAAACTATACTTGAGGCCACTATACACCACTGCAAACATTTCAAGGGCATAATCTTCAGTCGGGCTCACCTGAATGACGACCAGGGTAAGCTGACActgcagcaggaagaggaagcactTTCGGATGCCGTAAGTGGTATGCCGTGCCTGTGGGAAAGGAGCGAAGGTAAATGCACTGTATGGCGCAAGCGTAGCCTAGCTGCTCACTCTGAATTACTGATTGCATGATGTCACAGGAAAGAACTGTATGTGGTGGCATAGTATTTAACAATAATGGGGACAAAACCACTTCACTGCATTTTAGTAATTTATTTGTACACTATATTtgactgtaactgtgtgtgcctgcatgacACTTTACCTGCTCGATGAGCTTGACCATGCTCACACTCTCCCCCTGGTGGAAAGTGACGGAACAGGCAAGGCTGTTGAGCTGGCCAGAGAGTCCCAGTGGAGACAGCCCCTCTTCATCGCCGTTCATCCCGCAGTTTGTCACGTAGCCAAATGTCTCCCAAGAGCAGCGCGAGGGGTAAAGAGGGTCCAGCGCGATGCTGTCCAAAAAGCAACAGGATTCACCAAAGAGCACTTTGGTAATGAATCTCCCACCCTAAACCCCTACCTTGTACATGTCCACAGTGAAGGTAAAACGTGGCATTGAAAGGCACTGTTAactctgactcactcactgtTCAGACTGACCTCAGATCGCTCTGCAGGAAGAGGCAGCTGTTGCGGAAGTTGGCCGAGCTCCCCAGGCAGCAGGTCACCTCCCTGTTCTCCTGCATGATTTTCATCATCTCACACATGGCTgcaacgcaaacacacacgcgtgcatacacacaaacgtgcgtgcaaacacacacacacacacacacacacatgtgcacacatgcacagacgcaaaaacacgcaaacacacacatgcgcacatgcacagatgcaaacacacacacacacacacacacacacacacacacagacagtcacaaaTAAATAGCTTCACACGTTGAATACATTACAGAACACAGAATCGTTCTGCTAGGTAAAAAGCAGTAAGTCATAAATGAGCACAGATCAGAGGAGACTGTTCTCATGCAGACTGAAGGCTGTGGGGGGACAGAGCGGTGGTTCTTACTCTCGGGGGTGCAGTCAGTGAAGAGAGGCACCAGCAGAGGCACGTTGTCAATGTTCTTCAGGTGGGGGCGCACCTGGTGGATCCCGCGAGGCAGTTTggcctgagagggagagagaggaggaggttggaggggagcagacagacagccgGTCGGTTTGCGGTGTTCTGGCGGAGGGGCGTACCCGGTTGCAGTCCTCCAGGAAGCTGGGCACGTCGCTGTCCGTGGGCTGGAAGCTGGTGAGGTCCGAGtggccctcctcctccagcagcagggGCCCCTCTGCCTCATCCCGAGAGTCTGGAGAACACAGCGCAGTCATTCACCCAGGCTCCAccccgcacatgctcagtcacaTGCGCCCAGGCTCCAAcccgcacatgctcagtcacaTGCGCCCAGGCTCCAACCCGcgcacatgctcagtcacaCTCGCCCAGGCTCCAccccgcacatgctcagtcacaCTCGCCCAGGCTCCAccccgcacatgctcagtcacaCTCGCCCAGGCTCCAAcccgcacatgctcagtcacaTGCGCCCAGGCTCCAccccgcacatgctcagtcacaTGCGCCCAGGCTCCAACCCGcgcacatgctcagtcacaCTCGCCCAGGCTCCAccccgcacatgctcagtcacaCTCGCCCAGGCTCCaacacgcacatgctcagtcacaCTCGCCCAGGCTCCAACCCGcgcacatgctcagtcacaCTCACCCAGGCTCCAccccgcacatgctcagtcacaCTCGCCCAGGCTCCaacacgcacatgctcagttaCACTCGCCCAGGCTCCAACCCGcgcacatgctcagtcacaCTCGCCCAGGCTCCAACCCGcgcacatgctcagtcacaCTCGCCCAGGCTCCAcccgcacatgctcagtcacaCTCGCCCAGGCTCCaacacgcacatgctcagtcacTCGCCAGCTCAACCGcgcacatgctcagtcacaCTCACCCAGGCTCCAccccgcacatgctcagtcacaCTCGCCCAGGCTCCAACCCGcgcacatgctcagtcacaCTCGCCCAGGCTCCaacacgcacatgctcagttaCACTCGCCCAGGCcccaacacgcacacgcacatgctcagttaCACACGCATTTGGAATTTTACATGCTTTTGTTCTCATGTGAGTCAATGTACAACCTGTCCAGGCCCTCAATTCTATTTCACAAATTCATGCACAATTTTTAATGACAGCCAAAAGAaacattctgtttattttgccaTGAAATCCTGgccagacaaacagacagacacagggaggggTCGAAGCGACGTGGTACCCTGGTGTAGGTCGTCATGCAGGGAGCCGGCGTGGCTGGGGCTGGAGGGGGCGCCGTCAAAGTGACCGTCACCGTTGGGCGTCAGGGAGATGTGGCAGTTCCACCCTGTCTCCAGGCCCATCTTCTCTGCAAACACCTAGAGAGCGCCTCGCATTACACAACACCCGGCCTGAGCCTACACACTTCCTCCCTCCACCTTCCCTCCACCGTCCCACCACCTTCTCTCCGCCTTCCCTCCACCATCCCTACACtgtcctccaccctctcttcctccctccaccctccctacactgtcctccaccctctcttcctccctccaccctccctacactgtcctccaccctctcttcctccctccaccctctctccagCCTCCCTCCACcgtcctccaccctccctccacctTCACTCCACCCTCCCTACACcgtcctccaccctccctcctttGTACCTTGCTGCGAAGCTCGTCCTCCATGGAGAAGTAGACGAAGCGGATACAGGCGTTGACCAGGGCGTCGATCAGCCGCACCGTGTCCAGGCGGGCCTGGAACTGCGAGGACACCATGCCCATGAAGATCTGGCCACTCAAGGCCTGCACGCAGTCCTCCTTCTCCACCACCTCCCCGATGCcctctggacacacacacagaacgagGGGCCAGGGAAGACCGGGAAGTGAGAGGCAGAGCTCCAGCTACGCCCACCACACATAGCCCACCGCCCCCACATCTGCTACACCCACCACACAAAGCCCACCGCCCCCACATCTGCTACGCCCACCACACAAagcccaccgccccccacaTCTGCTACGCCCACCACACAAAGCCCACCGCCCCCACATCTGCTACGCCCACCACACAAAGCCCACCGCCCCCACATCTGCTACGCCCACCACACAAAGCCCACCGCCCCACATCTGCTACGCCCACCACACAAAGCCCATCGCCCCCACATCTGCTACGCCCACCACACAAGCCCACCGCCCCCACATCTGCTACGCCCACCACACATAGCCCAATCGCCCCACCACATCTGCTACGCCCACCACACAAAGCCCACCGCCCCCACATCTGCTACGCCCACCACACATAGCCCACCGCCCCTACATCAGCTACGCCCACCACACAAAGCCCACCTCCCCCACATCTGCTACGCCCACCACACAAAGCCCGCCGCCCCCACATCTGCTACGCCCACCACACAAagcccaccgccccccacaTCTGCTACTCCCACCACACAAACCCCACCGCCCCCGCACCTCTCTGCGCTCCGCCCACTTCCTCCATCTCACCGTCTGAGCTCCAGCTGTTCCTCCTGCTGCCGTGCTTGATGGGCGTGGTGCTGGGCAGCTCCACCCCGGAAAAGAGGGTGGGGCCGGGGGCCAACTCCACACACTTCCCGTTCAGCTGCGGTGACAGCGTCACTTGCATTGGCTTGTAGGCGAAGGCGGAGCAGTACCCTGACAAACAGGCTCGCTGGTAGAAGTCCAGAACCTTCTTCCTGTAGACACCAACCAAATTAAACCATTTGGATTTTATGACacacttcaaaaatatttctgtaaatcacaTATTCATCATCAGACGCTCTTCAATCCTACGAACGGCCACAGTCCGCCAATGGCAAAATCAGCAAACACAGGGCTAAAGTGTTTAACATATGCACTACCAGGACACCCTGTACAGATATCTCAACCATCCAAAGCTCACATTTAAAAGACAAGCAAACAGTCTTTCACCTGTCGGAGCCAGAGAGGGGGTAGATATCGGCACCGTCCCAGAAGTCAGTGCAGGCTTCCAGTATGAGGTCAGCGGAGCCGTGGGAGAGCATCTGTACATTGTCTGGTAAGGGGGGGGATGGAAGAAGAATCATTCTGCAAGTCCACACTTTAATGAAAGTCAAAAATAGAAAGAGAGTGCAATATTGAGATGGCGCTCACTGGTGGTGCTGTCGCGCACGAGCAGGCTGATGAGGTGGCTGATGGGAGGCTGGCGCTTGGTGAAGTTGGGCGTGCGGCGTGGGGCCGACTCCTTGGCCTTCTCGCCCGAGGGCAGCTGGTACAGCGTCAGGTGGTTCTCCTGCTTGAAGAGCTCTCTCGCCCCAGGAGTGAACCCTGCAgcacacagacggacagacagacagacgcacggAGGGACTCAGCGTCTAACAGGAAAAACCCAGGGAGCTACAGTAAGACGGCAGCACAGAGAGTCAACCTGCTGAAAACTGCACATCTTTCAAGGTGTACTAATACAAACATGTCCTAGatgttttggtttgtgtgtcTTAGCTGTGTTTGGAGAAGACAGTCTTTGCATACTGGTTACAATTCCTTACGTCATGCACTGTTTATGCTTAATACATTATGTGCTGGGGAGTGCCTGTGGTATGTACGCTATGagctgcatgtgtctgtgcccGCTGAGCCCTTCTCCAGAGGTTTGGCaaggtttgttttgtgttgtgttttgtcctGTGCAGCGTGTGCCATGCGTGCGGGTAAGGGCGCGTGCCCACCGATGAGCCGGGAGAGCTCGCACAGCCCCCAGGGCACGTGGACGGGCAGCACGGCCCCGTGGCTCTCCTGCAGCGCCAGGTTGGACAGGTGATCAGAGAAGCGGCACAGCTGCTGGGTCACGCCCGAGTTGCACAGGTTCAGCAGGATGTTGAGGCCCAGGGGCTTGAGGGAGGGCAGGTGGCCCTGCCAGCCCGAGTCGTCGAACTGGATGCTGACCGGGTTCTGCTGGTCCTGGGACAGGCTCAGCATCTCCAGGTGGTAGTCGCACACAAAGTCCTCCGCCTCGCAGCAGCCCATCTCCATCCCGCAAGGCTGGGGCCGGGCAGAAAGACAGGAATAAGGGCGGCTGCAGGTTTGAAACCCACAAAGAGAGCGCACTGCCTAATGTACATCTATGATAACTCAGAAGGAGATGTAAGGTGACAGTGTAACTGTAAGGTGAGGCTTCCTCCAATAGCAGAAGCCTATCAGCTTAGGGTGAGGCCTCCAAGAATAGCAGAAACATATCAGCTTAGAGTGAGGCCTCCTCCAATATCAGAAGCCTATCAGCTTAGGGTGAGGCCTCCACCAATAGCAGAAACATATCAGCTTAGAGTGAGGCCTCCTCCAATAGCAGAAGCCTATCAGCTTGTACAAGAGTTCACTAGACCAGGGGAAGGGGATTACCTGTGAGGGGTCCCCCCCCTCGGTGTCGTGGCTGAAGCTGACGTTGGAGCCCGAGGGGTGCTTGGTGCGGGGGGCCTGGGGAGGCCGGCGGGAGCGCAGGGCCTCGGAGGAGCGGGCCGTGTCGTGGGAGGTCTCGCTGGGCTCCTGCTCATGCCCGGTGTGGACGGAGGGCTCCATCGCAGCCATGGACAGCAGAGCTTCCCCTTCCTGCACCTGGGGGAGCGCAGAGATGCTTCGATAAGAGATACGTCAACAGGAGCAGATACAATGGATGGTGGCATATTGTCATTCAGTAGCGCTAGCTTAGCATTTTAAGACATCTGTTGCACTTAGTGGCTCAGATCCTTACTCGTACAAAGTGAGATGCTGTATgctgtggtcttctgctgcaaAATGTTTCAACGCCAAAAGTGGAACATCATGTGAAAACCGCATTTTTAGCTGGATAAATATTAGCTGTCACGCCTCATAAATCTGGGCCCATTTCATAGTTAAGTTAGAGCTATAAATGCACTCGTGTTGTGCAATCCAGCGCTGAAGTCCCCCTGCTCGCCCACCTCGTCCCTGTCCTCGTCCCCCTCCATGCGGCTGAAGGAGCCCACGGAGAGGTCGTCCCGTAGGTCGTCCTGGCTGTCGTGCATCTCCATGCGCCCACTGAAGAAGAGCACGGTTTCGGGACTGGGGTTCGGCCATGACAGCACACCCTGCTTGTCCACGCAGCACAGTACCTGGGAAAGAGCGCAAATACAAGCACTGTCACAGAGcccatcattacattacactacaatCAATCAGGAGCGCAACCTAAAACAACCCAGAGTAACTTACAAAAGCATACAGCAGTACAAGAATACAACGGTACAAGTAAAACtcaacacacagagagagcagggaggggacACTCACGGTGACAGAGCCGAGGCTGTGGAGCAGGCTGGAGGTGTAGCACAGCGTCTGGGACTCTCCTCGCAGCATGCTGACAAAGTGTCTCCACACGCAGCGCAGGAtctcctgcacagacacacagcatcaGCAACCCAGATCCTGCACAGTAACGCATCAGCACCAAAAATCAGGCATGGTAACACACAGCATCAGCACCAGAAATCTGGCACAGCAACAGCATCAGCACCAGAAATCTGGCACAGCAACAGCATCAGCACCAGAAATCTGGCACAGCAACAGCATCAGCACCAGAGATCTGGCACAGCAACATAGAGCATCAGCACCAGAGATCTGGCACAGTAAAGCACAGCATGAGCACCAAAGATCTGGCATAGCAACACACAGCATCAGCACCAACGATCTGGAACAAGCGGGGCATCAGCACCGAAGATTAGGCACAGTTGCCTCTGCACAGTCGCACAGTCATCTGACAGTGGGCTCAGTTCCTGCATGTGGCTTGGCTGTGATAGAGACAGTGGAAAATGTGGAAGCTTCTAAAATGCAGAGCACTGAGATTAAGCCAGGAAGGTGCTGGAAGAGGAACAGCCCGGAGTAGCTGTACTCACCTCATTCCTTCAGACTGACTCAGTGAGCCAGAGGcg
Protein-coding sequences here:
- the tmem94 gene encoding transmembrane protein 94 isoform X3 — protein: MELQDKKQEEEPVPLGLSSGQALGTLRDQLCSLLEQHQKQGRRRPALQELWAKSFLHHNNRHSCFHWPGAALTLLVVLGLLCCHGSQPHGSNGIELVNAGALFLLLLLNLFLIGRQERLMKSEMVRRLKSIISQLNGALEGCAGEPLRWSSSLYPDLYTPSSPSWSLHWTYRDQQLVNLPVSLLVEGDIIALRPGQESFVSLRGIKDDEHIVLEPGDLFPPFSPPPSPRGNEKRSPQTPQQFRLFRVVRTPVLDSIRNSLDLALSRPITALDNERFTVQSVMAKFACPVVLVAFFTTNALRFFFNAPSLTPSCFNFIQLQMMGVVPILPLLFPVMWVLVNAYGEARVLAESSRSSPTGLEILRCVWRHFVSMLRGESQTLCYTSSLLHSLGSVTVLCCVDKQGVLSWPNPSPETVLFFSGRMEMHDSQDDLRDDLSVGSFSRMEGDEDRDEVQEGEALLSMAAMEPSVHTGHEQEPSETSHDTARSSEALRSRRPPQAPRTKHPSGSNVSFSHDTEGGDPSQPCGMEMGCCEAEDFVCDYHLEMLSLSQDQQNPVSIQFDDSGWQGHLPSLKPLGLNILLNLCNSGVTQQLCRFSDHLSNLALQESHGAVLPVHVPWGLCELSRLIGFTPGARELFKQENHLTLYQLPSGEKAKESAPRRTPNFTKRQPPISHLISLLVRDSTTNNVQMLSHGSADLILEACTDFWDGADIYPLSGSDRKKVLDFYQRACLSGYCSAFAYKPMQVTLSPQLNGKCVELAPGPTLFSGVELPSTTPIKHGSRRNSWSSDEGIGEVVEKEDCVQALSGQIFMGMVSSQFQARLDTVRLIDALVNACIRFVYFSMEDELRSKVFAEKMGLETGWNCHISLTPNGDGHFDGAPSSPSHAGSLHDDLHQDSRDEAEGPLLLEEEGHSDLTSFQPTDSDVPSFLEDCNRAKLPRGIHQVRPHLKNIDNVPLLVPLFTDCTPETMCEMMKIMQENREVTCCLGSSANFRNSCLFLQSDLSIALDPLYPSRCSWETFGYVTNCGMNGDEEGLSPLGLSGQLNSLACSVTFHQGESVSMVKLIEQARHTTYGIRKCFLFLLQCQLTLVVIQFVACLVQLPPPVNITDILWLSCFCYPLLSVSLLGKPPDSSVMSVATGKNLDAIPRKTQQYFLGCFLLKFSLTVCAYLLGFGFTLHNVCSLAANSTIPRSDNSSCVHILTVSSSDPRAPHWFSDLSNGLLLCQKVMAGFLALHTVVISLSYVHRSQPVWRKSPFSNTWWCLTVPVVLLGQVVQATVDFQLWQDRSGNNVQFGLSDIPMLVWLLVSLSPLLVVLINEAVKLHEIRVRVRYQKRQKLQFETKLGMNSPF